In Musa acuminata AAA Group cultivar baxijiao chromosome BXJ2-3, Cavendish_Baxijiao_AAA, whole genome shotgun sequence, the following proteins share a genomic window:
- the LOC103977257 gene encoding protein PHOX1, which yields MGKPPAKKKSSGGKLNDATLKHCKSCDYSSKVFDEDTTIFMDMARDMKEEGNKLFQKREYDRALMKYEKAIKLLPKNHIDVAYLHSNMAACYMQMSPEEYHQAISECNLALEVSPKYGKALLKRAKCFEALNRLELACKDIDLVLSLEPNNLTATEISKRVKEEMERKGITLDDKTLFPLPEPLTVKEKPKKKKCHKSEEKVVVVEEKHAKVKEEPMKSIKLVFGEDIRCAQIPANCTMLQLREIVVNKFPSLKAVLIKYKDKEGDLVTITTSDELRWAEESSEPQGSVRLHIIEVDPEHDPLLVEAKKESSRKLDRSISRNRSIKCDDIKVSSVCVDDWIVQFAQLFKNHVGFNSDAYLNLHELGMKLYSGAMEETVTSEEAQEIFELAEEKFQEMAALALFNWGNVHMSRARKRLFLSENASKESMLAQVKASYDWAQGEYIKAGQRYDEALKIKSDFCEALLALGLQHFEQAKLSWCYAIGSKADLEKWPSSEVLELFNHAEDNIEKGTEMWEEIEEQRLKELTKANEERILLQKMGLEDYFIELSNDEAAEQAYNMRAQINLLWGTMLYERSVVEFKLGIPMWEECLMAAVEKFNLAGASPTDVAVMIKSHCANETAQEGFGFKIDEIVQAWDEMHDARRWINGVSSFRLEPLLRRRAPKLHHMLEHA from the exons ATGGGCAAGCCACCGGCTAAGAAGAAGAGTTCGGGGGGTAAACTGAATGATGCAACCTTGAAGCACTGCAAATCCTGTGATTATAGCTCGAAGGTCTTCGATGAGGACACCACAATCTTCATGGACATGGCTCGTGATATGAAAGAGGAGGGCAACAAGTTGTTCCAAAAGCGGGAGTACGACAGAGCGCTAATGAAATATGAGAAAGCCATCAAACTGCTTCCAAAGAACCACATTGATGTTGCGTACCTCCACAGCAACATGGCGGCTTGTTATATGCAGATGAGCCCTGAGGAGTACCACCAAGCAATCAGCGAATGTAATCTCGCCCTCGAGGTCTCACCCAAGTACGGCAAAGCTCTCCTGAAGAGGGCCAAGTGTTTTGAAGCATTGAACAGGTTGGAATTGGCCTGTAAAGACATTGATCTAGTTTTGAGTTTGGAGCCAAACAATCTCACGGCAACGGAGATTTCTAAACGAGTGAAGGAGGAGATGGAGAGAAAGGGCATCACATTGGATGATAAGACACTTTTTCCGCTCCCGGAACCTCTGACGGTGAAAGAGAAGCCAAAAAAGAAGAAGTGCCATAAATCAGAGGAGAAAGTAGTAGTTGTGGAGGAGAAACATGCTAAAGTTAAAGAAGAACCTATGAAGAGCATCAAGTTAGTTTTCGGGGAAGACATAAGATGTGCTCAGATACCAGCTAATTGTACAATGTTGCAGTTGAGAGAGATTGTCGTTAACAAATTTCCGAGCTTGAAGGCTGTCCTTATCAAATATAAGGATAAAGAGGGTGACTTGGTGACAATAACTACATCTGACGAGTTGAGGTGGGCGGAAGAATCTTCGGAACCACAGGGGTCGGTCAGACTTCATATAATAGAAGTTGATCCTGAGCATGATCCTTTACTTGTAGAGGCAAAGAAAGAATCTTCGAGGAAGCTGGACAGAAGCATCTCTAGAAATCGGAGCATCAAATGTGATGACATCAAGGTTTCTTCAGTCTGTGTTGATGACTGGATTGTGCAATTCGCTCAGCTATTCAAGAACCATGTTGGTTTCAATTCTGATGCGTATCTGAATCTTCATGAGTTAGGAATGAAACTATATTCAGGGGCAATGGAAGAGACTGTCACGAGTGAAGAGGCGCAAGAAATTTTTGAACTTGCTGAGGAGAAATTTCAGGAAATGGCAGCTCTGGCCTTGTTTAACTGGGGAAATGTTCATATGTCTCGAGCTAGGAAGAGGTTGTTCTTGTCAGAAAATGCTTCAAAGGAATCAATGCTGGCACAAGTCAAAGCTTCATATGACTGGGCTCAGGGCGAGTACATCAAAGCAGGACAGCGTTATGATGAAGCTTTGAAAATTAAGTCTGACTTCTGTGAAGCTCTTCTTGCACTTGGACTGCAACATTTTGAGCAAGCAAAGCTTTCATGGTGTTATGCAATTGGAAGCAAGGCAGATCTGGAGAAGTGGCCTTCATCAGAAGTCCTAGAGCTATTCAACCATGCTGAGGATAACATTGAAAAGGGAACAGAGATGTGGGAGGAGATAGAAGAGCAGCGATTGAAGGAACTTACTAAAGCCAATGAGGAAAGAATCTTATTGCAAAAGATGGGCTTGGAAGACTACTTCATAGAGCTTTCGAATGATGAAGCCGCAGAACAGGCTTACAACATGAGAGCTCAGATAAATTTACTATGGGGAACCATGCTTTATGAGCGGTCTGTTGTGGAATTCAAATTAGGCATTCCAATGTGGGAAGAGTGCCTGATGGCAGCAGTGGAAAAATTTAATCTGGCAGGAGCTTCTCCAACTGACGTTGCTGTTATGATAAAAAGCCATTGTGCCAATGAAACTGCCCAAGAAG GATTTGGTTTCAAGATCGATGAGATTGTTCAGGCATGGGATGAGATGCATGATGCAAGAAGGTGGATAAATGGTGTTTCATCTTTCAGACTTGAGCCTTTATTACGTCGACGAGCTCCGAAGCTGCACCATATGTTGGAGCATGCATGA
- the LOC103977256 gene encoding amino acid transporter AVT6E-like, with protein MNSTYTALPVSSSIELQANSPTLPQDPPKKQEEFGVELPLILDAAGAGYGPAAAGSGVPGAVFNLATSIIGAGIMALPATLKVLGLLVGFVSIVLMGILSEISIELLVRFSVLCKSSSYGDVVQTALGRPFKIVSEICVIINNAGVLVVYLIIIGDVMSGSSKHVGVFDQLLGSGGEWDHRKLVILVVLVIFLAPLCSLEKIDSLSLTSAASVALAVVFVIVSSIIALVKLVEGRIGTPRLGPDFGSKAAFLDLLVVVPIMTNAYVCHFNVQPIYNELEGRTPKKMYLVSRITTVLCVAIYASTAISGYLLFGDDTESDVLTNFDKDLGIRFSLILNYVVRIGYILHLILVFPVIHFSLRQTVDSLVFAESAPGSRKRMLTLTAVLLAIIYLGSTMIPNIWVAFKFTGATTGMSLGFIFPALIALRLDKKEKVLNLRERYMSWLMLVLAVVASILGVVGNIFTLKNRSE; from the coding sequence ATGAACAGCACCTACACTGCCCTCCCTGTATCTTCCTCCATCGAGCTCCAAGCCAACTCCCCAACCCTACCTCAAGACCCTCCCAAGAAGCAGGAAGAATTCGGCGTTGAGCTACCCCTCATCCTCGACGCCGCCGGTGCCGGGTACGGCCCTGCCGCCGCGGGATCCGGCGTGCCCGGGGCCGTCTTCAACCTCGCCACCTCGATCATCGGCGCCGGGATCATGGCCCTTCCCGCCACCCTGAAGGTCCTCGgcctcctcgtcggtttcgtctccATCGTCCTCATGGGAATCCTGTCCGAGATCAGCATCGAGCTCCTCGTCCGGTTCTCCGTCCTCTGCAAGTCGTCCTCCTACGGGGACGTCGTCCAGACCGCCCTCGGCCGCCCCTTCAAGATCGTCTCCGAGATCTGCGTCATCATCAACAACGCCGGTGTCCTCGTCGTCTACTTGATAATCATCGGGGATGTGATGTCAGGATCCTCGAAGCACGTCGGCGTCTTCGATCAATTGCTCGGGAGTGGCGGCGAGTGGGATCACAGGAAATTGGTGATCCTTGTGGTATTGGTCAtctttttggcccctctttgttcTCTGGAAAAGATCGATTCGCTTAGCCTCACTTCAGCTGCTTCCGTGGCTCTTGCCGTTGTCTTCGTGATCGTGTCGTCCATCATTGCGTTGGTTAAGCTTGTTGAAGGCAGGATAGGGACGCCAAGATTGGGGCCTGATTTTGGATCGAAAGCTGCCTTCTTGGATCTGCTGGTGGTCGTTCCGATAATGACTAATGCCTATGTTTGCCATTTCAATGTTCAGCCCATCTACAATGAGCTCGAGGGGAGAACGCCAAAGAAGATGTACCTTGTCAGTAGGATCACCACAGTGTTGTGTGTGGCCATCTATGCCTCAACTGCTATATCAGGATACCTGTTGTTTGGGGATGACACCGAGTCGGATGTGCTGACAAATTTTGATAAGGATCTCGGAATTCGGTTCAGTTTGATCCTGAATTATGTGGTGAGGATTGGATATATTCTTCATCTGATTCTTGTTTTCCCTGTCATTCATTTTTCGCTCAGGCAGACGGTAGATTCGCTAGTGTTTGCAGAATCAGCTCCTGGAAGTAGGAAAAGGATGTTGACTTTGACGGCTGTGCTACTTGCTATTATTTATCTTGGTTCTACTATGATACCAAACATCTGGGTGGCTTTCAAGTTTACTGGTGCTACAACTGGCATGTCGCTGGGGTTTATATTTCCAGCTCTTATTGCATTGAGATTGGATAAGAAAGAAAAGGTTTTAAATCTTAGAGAGAGGTACATGTCATGGCTGATGTTAGTATTGGCAGTGGTTGCTAGTATTTTGGGAGTTGTTGGGAATATCTTTACTCTTAAAAATAGGTCTGAGTGA
- the LOC103977255 gene encoding uncharacterized protein LOC103977255, with the protein MGFDADSSPPSSPSSLKQRLRSSICFSCCFRGAAAREEQPASLIRSSTVWLRSKAQDLPEIGGRCRGLVARIGRHRGRPHTGDFHYDALSYSLNFDEGPTDDDGDDPAAADQPPRYRGFSSRLPPSPPPPPLRPAVGIAC; encoded by the coding sequence ATGGGATTCGACGCGGATTCCTCGCCGCCATCCTCCCCGTCCTCGCTGAAGCAGCGCCTCCGGTCCTCGATCTGCTTCTCCTGCTGCTTCCGCGGCGCCGCCGCCCGCGAAGAGCAGCCGGCGTCGCTGATCCGGTCCTCCACGGTCTGGCTCCGATCCAAGGCGCAGGACCTGCCGGAGATCGGCGGCAGGTGTCGCGGCCTGGTGGCGAGGATCGGGAGGCACCGCGGCCGCCCCCACACCGGCGACTTCCACTACGACGCACTCAGCTACTCCCTCAACTTTGACGAGGGACCCACcgacgacgacggcgacgacCCCGCCGCGGCCGATCAGCCTCCCAGGTACCGCGGCTTCTCCTCCCGCCTTCCGCCCTCCCCGCCTCCCCCGCCGCTGCGGCCGGCCGTCGGGATCGCGTGCTAA